The following coding sequences lie in one Panicum virgatum strain AP13 chromosome 6N, P.virgatum_v5, whole genome shotgun sequence genomic window:
- the LOC120678662 gene encoding histone-lysine N-methyltransferase ATXR3-like isoform X1, producing the protein MGDGGVACAVRAVEGFGASALVRRGGAGEAMPDKGEKGHSHQHHHHQHRKSQQPASAADLEEGELLNGEPETNGLPERSMPPKKWRKLLTASTAAAEVEPGEIVSTKQAVPLKKASRNGEVEKGELVQQRQRKDRSSGKSASATARKSSKDEAEPGEIALPEKRRDSKSQRGDDNGRRPSSSVQKGSLRDSDEEPGEIKPESSSTGSARKSRPAEPQSINHKHLADTFDQSGSKNRRKEEGRSSSAGRHLSGRNREVSPLTRDRHDRHERSPGILGRFPHDRFRHDRYDRSPSRLERSPHRERARHYDSRDRSPYISPRHRARQPHFRDNTPSRVDNPPRGRAQHENFRDRSPFRHDRSPSERSRATDSHETIKKNRNCSSSEKPQHRSKSTKQSSKTKSGSNGKTEEKISKEKETESTHCTELPPPPPLPPPPPPPPPPPPPLPPVVPPPLPPLPEPEPNGVLAEDMIEDMDICDTPPHTSAAPEPSEPICDIGRWFYLDHFGIEQGPSKLADLKKRVEDGYLLSDHLIKHADSNRWVTVENAASPLVPSDFPSLYSDASTQLVSPPEAPGNLLDEALEAASNLASGAEDKQMEETWGEHSEDFYIDDRVEALMDGSILVPGQELEIIGELLGANFKPADWERWSRPEDFRRFQIHPEGDDGINRGTEFLDNRPTDTYGLVSVEKNNFHHHVESSEWFSGRWSCKGGDWKRNDELSQDNPFRKKLVLNEGYPLCQMPKGSHEDPRWHCKDELYYPVRAKKHDLPLWAFSSTEEETDSASDTCKSAVSGRPGQSRQPPRGVKGMMLPVVRINSRVVKDQSSVEPRTKPRGADRPLSRSSRSHSIGTERSSVHEGSSHFKKHHDHSQGLHKSKSVPNIPKDRVCTADELSVNRGDWYYLDGTGHEHGPFSYSELQELAKKGTIVERSSVFRKIDNTWFPVLKDLKPLCSVPSVAQSSNTAAAHMQSDQYNVGVNQGSGCFHELHPQFVGYTRGKLHELVMKYFKSRELTLAINEVLDPWISAKQPKKEFEAYFSHNSASRNFLPDGGSAKRAKLLPDQSDEDIHLSDDILASRKEDICFEELCAGSTSVDDDSVNPSTENGSWGLLNGRVLARIFHFMRADVKSLISSAATCRSWNAAAKYYRNMCRFIDLSSVGALCTDSVFCDIMAGYEKQNIRTLVLTGCSNLSSHALGKVLEQLPHISFVHIQGCSHLWDLKNKFQHVKWIRSSLSSEESHQKMKTMKQISDGNNYPSKVSRNFTNQLDGSDELDGYFADISNRGNANLSFGQGFYKRSKLLDARKSSAVLSRDAQMRRLMQRQAENSYRKMQEFVINRLREIMKSNRFEFFIPKVAKIEVRLKNGYYARHGFHTIKHDIRSMCQDALRYKDGNDSGDIKQIVVSFIQLAKRLGNPRFISERNGAAAQDSLDISQYLSDTKLKKKQNKMRGANSVAVGADPSRAFDREIKRSLSKLKKKNVDSGSETSDDDDGYSEGDETESETTVSDTESDVDVHSGAWDLKGNSLKLLEPSESVSDDRILGGRMTKASLVPPVTRKYEVTEEYLIVADEEEVRRKMRVALPDDYSEKLLSQKNGTENLELPEVKDYQPRKVPGDEILEQEVYGIDPYTHNLLCDIMPADLDLSPIDKHIFIEELLLNTLNKQVRHFTGSGNTPMTYNLRPVIEEIQRSAEERGDRRTSKMCLGMLKAMRNRPDQNCVAYRKGLGVVCNKKGGFGEDDFVVEFFGEVYPSWRWYEKQDGIKHIQNNSEDQAPEFYNIMLERPKGDRDGYDLVFVDAMHKANYASRICHSCNPNCEAKVTAVDGKYMIGVYTLRPIAEGEEITFDYNSVTESKEEHEASICLCGSQVCRGSYLNFSGEGAFEKVLMEFHGVLDRHSLLLQACEANSVSQQDLFDLGRAGLGTCLLAGLPGWLVAYTAHLVRFIYLERQKLPDEILKHNVEEKRQFLIEINMDSEKNDAEVQAEGVLNSRLQQIVHTLDKVRYVMRCIFGDPKNAPPPLVRLTGKNLVSAIWKGDCSIVAELLQSMEPHVEEEVLSDLKAKIRAHDPSDSEDVEGGIRNSLLWLRDELRTLSCTYKCRHDAAADMIHMYAYTKCFFRVREYKTVKSPPVHISPLDLGPKYADKLGPGFQEYCKTYPEDYCLAQLIYWYSQNSEPESRLTRARKGCLSLPDVSSFYVKSAKPGQERVYGNRTVRFMLSRMEKQAQRPWPKDRIWVFKSDPRFFGSPMMDAVLNNSPLDKEMVHWLKTRPNVFLG; encoded by the exons ATGGGAGATGGGGGAGTCGCGTGCGCCGTCCGTGCAGTCGAGGGCTTCGGTGCCAGCGCCCTCGTGAGGAGAGGAGGGGCGGGAGAAGCGATGCCGGATAAGGGGGAGAAAGGCCACAGCCACCAGCACCATCACCATCAGCACCGGAAGAGCCAGCAGCCGGCGTCAGCTGCCGACCTGGAGGAGGGGGAGCTGCTCAATGGGGAGCCTGAGACCAACGGGCTGCCCGAGAGGAGCATGCCACCTAAGAAGTGGCGGAAGCTGCTGACGGCCTCGACGGCTGCTGCAGAAGTGGAGCCTGGGGAGATTGTCAGTACCAAGCAAGCGGTGCCATTGAAGAAGGCAAGTAGGAACGGGGAGGTTGAGAAGGGGGAGTTGGTGCAGCAGCGGCAGAGGAAGGACAGGTCTTCTGGGAAGAGCGCCAGCGCCACCGCCAGGAAGTCGAGTAAGGATGAGGCGGAGCCAGGGGAGATTGCACTGCCTGAAAAAAGGCGGGATAGCAAGTCCCAACGAGGTGATGATAATGGCAGGAGGCCAAGTTCATCTGTCCAGAAAGGCTCCTTGCGAGACTCTGATGAAGAGCCTGGTGAAATTAAGCCAGAGAGCAGCAGCACTGGCAGTGCCAGGAAGAGCCGGCCGGCAGAGCCTCAAAGCATTAATCACAAGCACCTAGCTGACACCTTTGACCAATCAGGGTCAAAAAATCGCAGGAAGGAAGAAGGGAGGAGTTCGTCTGCTGGGAGACATTTGTCTGGAAGAAATCGTGAGGTCTCACCGCTAACACGGGACCGGCATGATAGGCACGAGAGGAGCCCAGGCATCTTGGGCCGTTTTCCTCATGATCGATTCCGTCATGACAGGTACGACAGGAGCCCGAGCCGCTTGGAGCGCTCTCCACATCGAGAGCGTGCTCGTCATTACGATAGCAGAGACCGAAGTCCATATATTTCACCTCGTCATAGAGCTCGTCAGCCCCACTTCAGGGATAACACGCCAAGTCGTGTTGATAATCCCCCTCGTGGGAGGGCTCAGCATGAGAATTTCAGAGACCGTAGCCCATTTCGTCATGACAGATCGCCTTCTGAACGTTCTCGGGCTACTGACAGCCATGAAACAATCAAGAAGAACAGAAATTGCAGCAGCTCAGAAAAACCACAGCACAGAAGCAAATCAACGAAGCAATCTTCAAAGACCAAGAGTGGTAGCAATGGGAAGACCGAGGAGAAAATCTCCAAAGAAAAGGAAACTGAGAGCACTCATTGCACTGagctgccaccgccaccgccactaccaccaccaccaccgcctccaccgccgccacctccacctctgCCACCTGTCGTACCACCTCCTTTGCCTCCACTGCCAGAACCGGAGCCAAATGGAGTTCTTGCAGAAGATATGATAGAAGACATGGATATCTGCGACACCCCACCTCACACTAGTGCGGCACCTGAACCCTCTGAACCAATTTGTGATATAGGGAGGTGGTTTTATCTTGATCACTTTGGTATTGAGCAAGGACCTTCCAAGCTTGCTGACTTGAAGAAACGGGTGGAAGATGGATATCTTCTTTCTGATCATCTGATAAAACATGCTGATAGCAATCGATGGGTGACTGTTGAGAATGCAGCTTCACCACTGGTCCCATCCGACTTCCCCTCTTTATATTCAGATGCTTCAACACAGCTGGTTAGCCCACCAGAAGCTCCAGGAAATTTGCTTGATGAAGCTCTGGAGGCGGCTTCTAACTTGGCATCAGGTGCTGAGGATAAACAAATGGAGGAAACTTGGGGAGAACATAGTGAAGATTTCTACATTGATGATAGAGTTGAAGCACTGATGGATGGATCAATTTTAGTACCTGGCCAGGAGCTCGAGATCATTGGAG AGCTTTTAGGTGCAAATTTTAAACCTGCTGATTGGGAAAGATGGAGTCGACCTGAAG ATTTTAGAAGATTCCAAATACATCCTGAAGGAGATGATGGGATCAATAGAGGCACAGAATTCCTAGACAACAGACCAACAGACACTTACGGCCTGGTTTCTGTGGAGAAGAACAACTTTCACCATCATGTTGAATCTAGTGAATGGTTTTCTGGGAGATGGTCGTGCAAAGGTGGTGACTGGAAGAGAAATGATGAATTGAGCCAAGATAATCCATTCAGGAAAAAACTTGTTCTCAATGAGGGCTATCCTCTGTGTCAAATGCCAAAAGGTAGCCATGAGGATCCTCGCTGGCACTGCAAGGATGAGCTATACTACCCTGTACGTGCTAAAAAGCACGACCTACCATTGTGGGCATTCTCATCGACAGAAGAGGAAACTGACAGTGCCAGTGACACCTGTAAAAGTGCTGTGTCTGGGAGGCCAGGTCAGAGCAGACAACCTCCTAGGGGAGTGAAGGGGATGATGCTTCCAGTGGTTAGGATAAATTCTCGTGTTGTTAAAGACCAATCGTCTGTTGAACCCCGTACAAAACCCAGAGGAGCTGATCGGCCACTGTCTAGATCTTCACGCTCCCATTCAATTGGGACTGAGAGAAGTTCTGTCCATGAAGGTTCATCGCATTTCAAGAAGCATCATGACCATTCCCAAGGTTTGCACAAATCCAAGTCTGTTCCAAACATTCCAAAGGACCGTGTATGTACTGCTGATGAATTGTCAGTTAATCGGGGTGACTGGTACTACCTTGATGGCACTGGGCATGAGCATGGTCCATTTTCTTACTCCGAATTGCAAGAATTAGCTAAAAAGGGCACTATTGTTGAACGGAGCAGTGTATTCCGTAAGATTGATAACACATGGTTTCCTGTACTTAAGGATTTAAAACCTCTCTGCTCTGTTCCTAGCGTGGCACAAAGTTCAAATACTGCCGCTGCTCATATGCAGTCAGATCAATATAATGTTGGTGTGAATCAAGGATCAGGTTGCTTCCATGAGTTGCACCCCCAGTTTGTGGGTTACACACGTGGTAAATTGCATGAACTagtcatgaaatatttcaaGAGCAGGGAACTTACTTTAGCTATAAACGAGGTCTTGGATCCTTGGATTTCAGCAAAGCAGCCCAAAAAGGAGTTTGAAGCATATTTTTCTCACAATTCAGCATCTAGGAATTTCCTGCCAG ATGGTGGGTCTGCAAAAAGGGCAAAGTTGCTGCCTGACCAAAGTGATGAAGATATTCACTTGTCGGATGACATTCTTGCCAGTCGGAAGGAGGATATTTGTTTTGAAGAGTTATGTGCTGGATCTACTTCTGTTGATGATGATTCTGTGAATCCTAGCACAGAAAATGGAAGTTGGGGTCTCCTAAATGGCCGTGTGTTAGCAAGAATCTTCCATTTTATGAGGGCAGATGTGAAGTCACTTATTTCTTCTGCAGCTACCTGCAGGAGCTGGAATGCTGCTGCCAAGTATTACAGGAACATGTGTAGATTCATTGATCTGTCTTCTGTTGGCGCTCTTTGCACTGATTCTGTCTTTTGTGATATTATG GCTGGTTATGAGAAGCAAAATATTAGGACTCTTGTTTTAACTGGGTGTTCGAATCTTAGCTCCCATGCCCTTGGCAAAGTACTTGAGCAGCTTCCGCACATATCTTTTGTGCACATCCAAGGTTGCAGTCACCTATGGGAtctaaaaaataaatttcagcatGTAAAATGGATCAGGAGCTCATTGAGTTCTGAGGAGTCACACCAGAAAATGAAAACCATGAAGCAGATAAGTGATGGGAACAACTACCCATCGAAAGTTTCAAGGAACTTTACTAATCAGCTGGACGGTTCTGATGAGCTTGATGGTTATTTTGCTGATATTTCAAATAGAGGGAATGCTAATCTTTCATTTGGACAAGGTTTCTACAAGCGATCAAAATTGCTCGATGCTAGAAAGTCCTCTGCCGTTTTGTCAAGAGATGCACAAATGAGGCGTTTGATGCAGAGGCAGGCTGAGAACAGCTACAGGAAGATGCAAGAATTTGTCATAAACAGACTCAGAGAAATCATGAAGAGTAACAGATTTGAATTTTTTATTCCAAAG GTTGCTAAGATCGAAGTTAGGCTGAAAAATGGGTATTATGCTCGCCATGGCTTTCATACCATCAAGCATGACATCCGTTCTATGTGCCAAGATGCATTGAG ATACAAAGATGGGAATGATTCGGGAGATATAAAGCAAATTGTCGTCTCCTTCATACAGCTAGCCAAGAGGCTAGGGAACCCAAGGTTCATTTCTGAGAGAAATGGAGCAGCAGCCCAGGACAGCCTGGATATTAGTCAGTATTTGTCTGACACAAAACtcaaaaagaaacaaaacaaaatgagGGGAGCAAATTCGGTAGCTGTTGGAGCAGATCCATCTCGTGCATTTGACCGTGAAATCAAAAGAAGCCTATCTaaattaaagaaaaagaatGTCGACTCTGGTAGTGAAACATCTGACGATGATGATGGCTACTCTGAAGGTGATGAAACCGAGAGCGAAACTACTGTTTCTGATACCGAGAGTGACGTTGATGTACATTCCGGAGCATGGGATTTAAAGGGAAATAGTCTAAAGTTACTTGAACCCAGCGAATCTGTGTCTGATGATCGTATATTGGGTGGTCGCATGACAAAAGCCAGCCTTGTTCCTCCAGTTACTAGGAAGTATGAAGTTACCGAGGAGTACCTTATCGTAGCAGATGAGGAGGAAGTACGACGAAAAATGCGGGTTGCTTTACCTGATGACTATTCTGAGAAGTTGCTCTCGCAGAAGAATGGCACTGAAAACTTGGAGCTTCCAGAGGTTAAGGATTATCAGCCTAGAAAAGTACCAGGAGATGAAATTCTTGAGCAAGAAGTATATGGCATAGACCCATACACACACAATCTACTGTGTGACATTATGCCTGCTGATCTTGACTTGTCACCTATTGACAAGCATATCTTTATTGAGGAG TTGCTTCTGAACACGTTGAATAAGCAAGTTAGGCATTTCACTGGTTCGGGAAATACCCCTATGACTTACAATCTCAGGCCTGTCATCGAAGAAATCCAAAGGTCTGCAGAGGAACGTGGTGACAGACGAACTTCGAAGATGTGCTTGGGAATGCTGAAGGCCATGAGGAATCGTCCTGATCAGAACTGTGTTGCTTATAGAAAG GGTCTTGGTGTTGTTTGTAACAAAAAAGGTGGATTTGGTGAAGATGATTTTGTTGTTGAGTTCTTTGGGGAG GTTTACCCTTCTTGGAGATGGTATGAAAAGCAAGATGGTATCAAGCATATACAAAACAACAGTGAAGATCAAGCTCCTGAGTTTTACAACATTATGTTAGAAAGGCCAAAG GGAGACCGAGATGGATATGACTTGGTTTTTGTTGATGCAATGCACAAGGCCAACTATGCAAGTAGGATCTGCCACTCCTGCAACCCGAACTGTGAAGCAAA AGTGACAGCTGTCGATGGTAAATATATGATTGGAGTTTACACTCTTCGACCAATTGCAGAAGGCGAGGAAATCACATTTGATTACAACTCTGTAACTGAG AGCAAAGAAGAACACGAAGCTTCGATCTGCCTTTGTGGAAGTCAAGTATGCCGGGGCAGCTATTTAAATTTTTCTGGTGAAGGAGCTTTTGAGAAG GTGTTAATGGAATTCCATGGTGTGCTCGATCGGCATAGCCTGCTGCTACAGGCTTGTGAAGCAAATTCTGTCTCCCAACAAGACTTATTCGACTTGGGTAGAGCTGGTCTTGGTACCTGTTTGCTTGCTGGTTTACCTGGATGGCTTGTTGCTTACACGGCTCACCTG GTGCGGTTTATATACCTTGAGAGACAGAAACTTCCTGATGAGATCTTGAAGCACAATGTGGAGGAGAAGCGCCAATTCCTCATAGAGATAAACATGGATTCTGAAAAGAATGATGCTGAGGTTCAG GCAGAGGGAGTTTTAAATTCAAGATTACAGCAAATAGTGCATACACTTGACAAG GTGAGATATGTTATGAGATGCATATTTGGGGACCCAAAGaatgctcctcctcctctagtAAGGTTGACTGGAAAAAATCTAGTATCTGCCATCTGGAAAGGGGACTGTTCAATAGTTGCTGAACTCCTTCAGTCGATGGAACCTCATGTTGAAGAGGAGGTACTTAGTGATCTCAAGGCCAAAATTCGTGCTCATGACCCTTCAGACTCTGAAGATGTCGAGGGAGGCATCCGGAATTCTCTCCTATG GTTGCGTGATGAGTTGCGTACTCTTTCATGCACTTACAAGTGCCGTCATGATGCTGCCGCAGATATGATTCACATGTATGCTTATACTAAGTGTTTTTTCAGAGTACGG GAATACAAGACTGTAAAATCTCCACCAGTTCATATCAGTCCGCTTGACTTAGGTCCCAAATATGCTGATAAACTGGGACCAGGCTTCCAGGAGTACTGCAAGACATACCCAGAAGATTACTGCCTAGCCCAGCTTATCTATTGGTATAGCCAGAATTCAGAACCTGAATCTAGATTGACAAGAGCTAGAAAAGGTTGCTTGTCTTTACCAGATGTCTCGTCCTTCTATGTGAAGTCTGCAAAGCCAGGACAAGAGCGAGTTTATGGCAACAGGACTGTGAGATTCATGTTATCACGTATG GAAAAGCAGGCTCAGAGACCATGGCCGAAGGACAGAATATGGGTGTTCAAGAGTGACCCGAGATTCTTTGGTAGTCCTATGATGGACGCCGTGTTGAATAATTCCCCGCTCGATAAGGAGATGGTGCATTGGCTCAAGACGAGACCAAACGTTTTCCTAGGCTAG